One Amaranthus tricolor cultivar Red isolate AtriRed21 chromosome 1, ASM2621246v1, whole genome shotgun sequence DNA window includes the following coding sequences:
- the LOC130826506 gene encoding probable protein S-acyltransferase 1 translates to MTDMADDNKRITSNRNSMPPDGLAPWNYGSQSMQSIRSTKPERLYKVWPGNNKFLCGGRLVLGPDAGSLYLSSFLIGCPAFTFCIRMLVRIKEHDPLYGYGVLTTGVVLTFMDLLFLFMTSARDPGIVPRNNRLTEEDDFDRSSSLDLVAGKSSSLRIPRTKDVPVNGYIVKVKFCDTCRLYRPPRASHCSICNNCVQKFDHHCPWVGQCIGLRNYRSFIFFITTSTFLCMYVFTFSLVNLLRKKGGLLLSMSHDITSVILVVYCFIAVWFVGGLTVFHFYLMSSNQTTYENFRYRYDKDKNPYNFGLINNLKQFFMTKTPPSAINFRELVLVEDVYIPETPSSTESFSGFRNNLDLAMIQGLTKNGSVALPSVLQNLDYADIDDKYKKQVGNVGTSRDLVMFALGQASAQQGHQVTVRDAAATENRAEHDDAR, encoded by the exons ATGACAGACATGGCCGATGACAACAAAAGGATTACAAGTAATCGAAATAGTATGCCTCCTGATGGACTTGCTCCATGGAATTATGGGTCTCAATCTATGCAATCAATACGTTCCACGAAACCTGAGAGGCTCTATAAAGTTTGGCCTGGCAACAAT AAATTTCTTTGTGGTGGGAGATTGGTACTTGGCCCTGATGCGGGATCCCTGTATTTATCCTCATTTTTGATAGGATGTCCAGCTTTTACTTTTTGTATAAGGATGCTCGTTAGGATCAAAGAACATGATCCCCTCTATGGATATGGGGTGCTGACCACAGGTGTCGTTCTCACTTTTATG GATTTGTTGTTTCTTTTCATGACCTCTGCTCGAGATCCAGGAATAGTTCCAAGAAACAATAGATTAACAGAAGAGGACGATTTTGATAGATCTTCATCATTGGATTTGGTTGCGGGAAAGTCTTCTAGTCTAAGGATTCCGCGTACTAAGGATGTACCAGTTAATGGCTACATTGTTAAAGTCAAGTTTTGTGATACTTGTAGGCTATATCGTCCACCCCGTGCTTCTCATTGCTCAATATGCAACAATTGTGTGCAGAAATTTGATCATCACTGCCCATGGGTGGGTCAGTGTATCGGACTG CGCAATTACCGttccttcatcttcttcataacTACTTCAACGTTCTTGTGCATGTATGTCTTTACATTCTCGTTGGTCAATCTTCTTCGGAAAAAGGGAGGCCTTTTGCTTTCTATGTCACACGACATTACATCAGTCATTCTGGTTGTTTACTGCTTTATAGCTGTTTGGTTTGTTGGTGGGCTTACGGTCTTCCACTTCTATTTGATGTCATCCAACCAG ACCACGTACGAGAACTTCCGGTACCGGTATGACAAGGACAAAAACCCCTATAACTTTGGCCTGATCAACAATCTAAAACAGTTTTTCATGACCAAAACGCCACCTTCAGCTATCAATTTCAGAGAGTTGGTGCTTGTTGAAGATGTTTATATACCTGAGACCCCAAGCTCCACTGAAAGTTTTTCTGGGTTCAGAAATAATTTGGATCTTGCAATGATACAAGGACTAACAAAAAACGGTAGTGTGGCGCTTCCAAGCGTTCTGCAGAACTTagattatgctgatattgatgaCAAGTATAAGAAGCAAGTAGGTAATGTAGGGACTTCAAGGGATCTTGTAATGTTTGCCCTAGGACAAGCTTCTGCACAACAAGGACACCAAGTCACAGTTCGAGATGCTGCTGCCACGGAGAACAGAGCTGAACACGATGATGCTCGTTAG
- the LOC130800943 gene encoding 50S ribosomal protein 5 alpha, chloroplastic-like, translated as MALLSPLFSLTTTPPPTTSIKISSSFAIKLQNVSVALHPTFRHGLQAHAPEITRQRCAIIVKASAADKPAGEAEDQSENDEDNIPIQNLPLESKLQLKLEQKMKMKIAKKVRLRRKRLMRKRMMRKKGRWPPSKMKKLKNV; from the exons ATGGCTCTCCTCTCCCCTCTCTTCTCCCTCACGACTACTCCTCCTCCCACCACCTCCATTAAAATTTCTTCTTCCTTTG CAATCAAGCTGCAAAATGTTTCTGTTGCATTGCATCCGACATTTAGACACGGCTTACAGGCTCATGCACCAGAAATAACTCGACAGAGATGTGCTATCATTGTTAAGGCTTCAGCTGCAGATAAACCGGCTGGTGAAGCTGAAGATCAATCGGAGAATGATGAAGATAACATCCCAATTCAGAATCTTCCACTGGAGTCAAAGTTGCAGCTGAAACTTGAACagaagatgaaaatgaaaatcGCAAAGAAGGTTAGACTCAGAAGGAAACGTCTTATGCGCAAAAGAATGATGAGAAAGAAAGGTCGATGGCCACCTTCGAAGATGAAGAAGCTTAAGAATGTGTAA